A genomic segment from Actinoplanes sichuanensis encodes:
- a CDS encoding caspase family protein, which yields MSTIYALLVGVDRYAAPDLLVPGLHGCVNDVVDVLAMLTTTLRDGVTLAPLTLHDERATRDAVVAGLRTHLGQAGPDDTALFWFSGHGSQAPAPVSAWAVEGTGMLQTLLCHDSRTGGVPDLWDKELSGLLDVISARAGHVAVVLDSCHSEGGTRQVGSRWRVVPPGPARDVGTLLPETPPTTGPVTDGPEHLALSACRRDQRAEERVLDGVAHGLFTWSLLRALRRLGPAATYAALLAATRSELAQRQAFAQSPQLYPAASALTDLMFLRGAAGTTGTGVVMSYGIHGWQIDMGRAHGLPADPAGLSFSTRGGGDRVEVDAVRPELSLVTPKGWHPDRDRQYPMMVTTLPRPPATVAGFDVPPSPYVRTARPDEPVSLSVATGPVSARITDRTGRCAEVAATPEQILAALEHMARWWWLRDELRNPASGLGEPIRLEVVPAGPDDVVEVGDDGVVHARYTWTTSGWVAPEVHIHLHNTSDRLLYVTVLDLTPRYGAGAHLFPPAPIGPGRRTAARLGRRIRIRLPKDEPPVPGREASDWLLVVAAEEPFEAGPYLLSPVDGFVASTRDAEPAEPPETDWTVQRYEIRTRVPRLS from the coding sequence ATGAGCACGATCTACGCCCTGCTGGTCGGCGTGGACCGGTACGCCGCCCCGGATCTGCTGGTCCCGGGCCTGCACGGGTGCGTCAACGACGTGGTCGACGTGCTCGCCATGCTGACCACCACGCTCCGCGACGGCGTGACCCTGGCCCCGCTCACGCTGCACGACGAGCGGGCCACCCGGGACGCGGTGGTGGCCGGGTTGCGTACCCATCTGGGCCAGGCCGGACCGGACGACACCGCCCTGTTCTGGTTCAGCGGGCACGGCTCGCAGGCCCCGGCGCCGGTGAGCGCGTGGGCGGTGGAGGGCACCGGCATGCTCCAGACGCTGCTGTGCCACGACAGCCGTACCGGTGGCGTCCCGGATCTGTGGGACAAGGAGCTGTCCGGACTGCTCGACGTGATCTCCGCCCGCGCCGGGCACGTCGCGGTCGTGCTGGATTCCTGCCACTCCGAGGGCGGCACCCGCCAGGTCGGCTCCCGGTGGCGGGTGGTGCCGCCCGGCCCGGCCCGTGACGTCGGCACGCTGCTGCCGGAGACGCCACCGACGACCGGCCCGGTCACCGACGGCCCCGAACATCTGGCGCTGTCGGCCTGCCGCCGGGACCAGCGGGCCGAGGAACGGGTCCTGGACGGCGTCGCACACGGCCTGTTCACCTGGTCGCTGCTGCGCGCGTTGAGACGGCTCGGTCCGGCGGCCACCTATGCCGCGCTCCTCGCCGCGACCCGCAGCGAACTGGCCCAGCGGCAGGCGTTCGCACAGTCCCCGCAGCTGTATCCGGCCGCCTCCGCGCTGACCGACCTGATGTTCCTGCGGGGTGCGGCGGGCACGACCGGCACCGGCGTCGTGATGTCCTACGGAATCCACGGCTGGCAGATCGACATGGGACGGGCACACGGCCTGCCGGCCGATCCCGCCGGCCTGTCCTTCAGCACCCGCGGCGGCGGTGACCGGGTCGAGGTCGACGCGGTACGACCGGAACTGAGCCTGGTGACGCCGAAGGGCTGGCATCCGGACCGGGACCGGCAGTACCCGATGATGGTCACGACCCTGCCCCGACCACCGGCCACCGTCGCCGGTTTCGACGTGCCGCCCTCGCCGTACGTGCGGACCGCCCGCCCGGACGAGCCGGTGTCCCTGTCGGTGGCGACCGGGCCCGTCAGTGCGCGGATCACCGACCGGACCGGCCGGTGCGCCGAGGTGGCCGCCACGCCGGAGCAGATCCTGGCGGCGCTCGAACACATGGCCCGCTGGTGGTGGCTGCGCGACGAACTGCGCAACCCGGCGTCGGGGCTCGGCGAACCGATCCGGCTCGAGGTGGTGCCGGCCGGTCCGGACGATGTCGTCGAGGTCGGCGACGACGGCGTCGTCCATGCCCGGTACACGTGGACGACGTCCGGTTGGGTGGCCCCGGAGGTGCACATCCACCTGCACAACACCTCGGACCGGCTGCTGTACGTCACCGTGCTGGACCTGACCCCGCGGTACGGGGCCGGCGCCCACCTGTTCCCGCCCGCACCGATCGGGCCGGGCCGACGGACGGCGGCACGCCTCGGCCGGCGGATCCGGATCCGGCTCCCGAAGGACGAACCGCCCGTGCCGGGACGTGAGGCGAGCGACTGGCTGCTGGTGGTGGCCGCGGAGGAACCGTTCGAGGCCGGCCCGTACCTGTTGTCGCCGGTGGACGGGTTCGTCGCCTCGACGCGGGACGCGGAACCCGCCGAACCGCCGGAGACCGACTGGACGGTGCAGCGGTACGAGATCCGTACGCGGGTGCCGCGGCTCAGCTGA
- a CDS encoding CHAT domain-containing protein — MRPLGPIDPVGLDKAIAQASTAYADAGPDTVASAAHRLGRLLLIRHLRPGGDRAVEDRDEAIRLFEESLNADGLPAADAEISHLGSGLLLMLRVMPLPALTSQPPSLDQLGMFLGLQPGTGPRERADLSAAVAHLRAVTDGPAPHPELAAMARPMLGGLLAMQMSMGDGDVSLVELMALLGEITTAMSTDDPLRDPASMLLGVLADDLTPANVTELERIAPLLPAGEIRAFVHQQLGLSDLRHGPPDDHGEAVRRFELALQDLEPTDDLYPEALRRLAGSVLTQAALRGDADAVDRVIDLADQVLALPCDDPVVRGRDLFLRAMARSLRAHRDGDADGLLPAIGDLRRALDEVPASDPLAPSIVGMLGALLNDRGLAGGVLEDQAAARDWLRKAAHVAELHRKAGTLSGDVAPITALNALGRTASAVRHGTPEELAAATGELRDALRDLPVDFPWRSRIEAALGLAGLAQALTDGDRDALRAAAEQMTAAAAGTAVEPSGEPTLRALGAVALLIRGLLDDDEQALTAAGERFAEAAGTEVFGATQRIGVYGAGALARLALYERFGRRVDLDAGIAELEHARELIGDRPGSAVAGTLLHRLADAYDRRAGVGDLDRAVWTGLAGLRARVGDVLLQIDDTDALTVARGAAAESYRVALRCSDPRHPQPELAAQALELGRGLALHAVTSAGRVPELLTAAGHTELAREWSEHPHERVAGFGGLTLTELTEVGEPVLGGYAPTDLRRRVLTVLADTDDALLQAPDPAAVGAAVREVGADALVYLAAGLIVVIRADGSVTAERLDGLGEPPGAADGGDEATREATATVPRRGHGDVGRLCDWAWTAAVEPLFTLVADWRLERPARLVLVPVGALGEVPWHAARRDTADGLRYACEDAVFSYAASARQLVDVAGRLPMPVAAAPAVLVNPTGDLPWSAQEVAHLMAEVYPNAAEVTGSARDVLAQLPGIDRLGASMLHLSCHGRIGVRPHATCLELAGESLPVSLILDQAYGRRPDVPGGLVVLASCKSDLTPDLADETLTLSTAFVAAGAVSVVGSQWAVGDRATMYLMIMFHVFMAADGMSPADALRAAQLWMLDPQRRAPDLVPDLLDGLNDPNELSDVAAWAAFRHHGR; from the coding sequence TTGAGACCCCTCGGCCCGATCGACCCCGTCGGCCTGGACAAGGCCATCGCGCAGGCGTCCACCGCGTACGCCGACGCCGGCCCGGACACCGTCGCGTCGGCCGCCCACCGGCTGGGACGGCTGTTGCTGATCCGGCATCTGCGGCCGGGCGGCGACCGTGCCGTCGAAGACCGCGATGAGGCGATCCGGCTGTTCGAGGAGTCGTTGAACGCCGACGGGCTCCCCGCCGCCGACGCGGAGATCTCCCACCTGGGCAGTGGCTTGCTGCTGATGCTGCGGGTGATGCCCCTTCCCGCGCTGACCTCTCAGCCGCCGTCCCTCGACCAGCTGGGCATGTTCCTCGGTCTGCAGCCGGGCACCGGGCCGCGGGAACGGGCCGACCTGTCCGCGGCCGTCGCCCACCTGCGGGCGGTGACCGACGGCCCGGCTCCGCATCCCGAACTCGCCGCCATGGCCCGCCCGATGCTCGGCGGGCTGCTCGCGATGCAGATGTCCATGGGTGACGGCGACGTCTCACTCGTCGAACTGATGGCGCTGCTCGGCGAGATCACCACGGCCATGTCCACCGACGATCCGCTGCGCGACCCCGCCTCGATGCTGCTCGGTGTGCTGGCCGACGACCTGACCCCGGCGAACGTCACCGAACTCGAACGGATCGCGCCGCTGCTGCCGGCCGGGGAGATCCGGGCGTTCGTGCACCAGCAGTTGGGGCTGTCGGACCTGCGGCACGGCCCGCCCGACGACCACGGCGAAGCGGTACGCCGGTTCGAGCTGGCCCTGCAGGACCTGGAGCCCACCGACGACCTCTATCCGGAGGCGCTGCGGCGGCTGGCCGGCTCGGTGCTGACCCAGGCCGCGCTGCGCGGCGACGCGGACGCCGTCGACCGGGTCATCGACCTGGCCGACCAGGTGCTCGCGCTGCCCTGCGACGACCCGGTCGTGCGCGGTAGGGATCTGTTCCTACGGGCGATGGCCCGCAGCCTGCGCGCCCACCGCGACGGCGACGCCGACGGCCTGCTGCCGGCGATCGGCGACCTGCGGCGGGCGCTGGACGAGGTCCCGGCGTCCGACCCGCTCGCCCCGAGCATCGTCGGCATGCTCGGGGCCCTGCTCAACGACCGGGGTCTCGCCGGTGGTGTGCTCGAGGACCAGGCCGCCGCACGCGACTGGCTGCGCAAGGCCGCGCACGTCGCCGAACTGCACCGCAAGGCCGGCACCCTGTCCGGTGACGTCGCACCGATCACCGCGCTGAACGCGCTGGGCCGCACCGCCTCAGCCGTCCGGCACGGTACCCCCGAGGAACTCGCCGCGGCCACCGGCGAGCTGCGGGACGCCCTGCGGGACCTACCGGTCGACTTCCCGTGGCGCTCGCGCATCGAAGCGGCCCTCGGACTGGCCGGGCTGGCGCAGGCACTCACCGACGGCGACCGTGACGCGCTGCGGGCCGCGGCCGAGCAGATGACGGCGGCAGCGGCGGGCACCGCGGTGGAGCCGTCCGGCGAGCCGACCCTCCGGGCGCTCGGTGCGGTGGCACTGCTGATCCGCGGCCTGCTCGACGACGACGAGCAGGCTCTGACCGCCGCGGGGGAGCGGTTCGCCGAGGCGGCCGGCACCGAGGTGTTCGGGGCCACCCAGCGGATCGGGGTGTACGGCGCCGGGGCACTGGCCCGGCTGGCGCTGTACGAGCGTTTCGGGCGGAGGGTGGACCTGGACGCCGGCATCGCCGAGTTGGAGCACGCCCGGGAGTTGATCGGCGACCGGCCCGGCTCCGCGGTGGCGGGTACTCTGCTGCACCGGCTCGCCGACGCCTACGACAGGCGCGCCGGCGTCGGCGATCTGGACCGGGCGGTGTGGACCGGGCTGGCCGGACTGCGGGCCCGGGTCGGGGACGTGCTGCTGCAGATCGACGACACCGACGCGCTGACCGTGGCACGAGGAGCGGCGGCGGAGTCGTACCGGGTGGCGTTGCGGTGTTCGGATCCTCGCCATCCGCAGCCGGAGCTCGCCGCGCAGGCGCTGGAACTGGGACGAGGTCTGGCGCTGCACGCGGTGACGTCGGCCGGGCGGGTGCCGGAGCTGCTGACCGCGGCCGGGCACACCGAACTCGCCCGGGAATGGTCGGAGCATCCGCACGAGCGGGTCGCCGGGTTCGGCGGGTTGACCCTGACCGAGCTGACCGAGGTCGGTGAGCCGGTTCTCGGTGGGTACGCGCCGACCGATCTGCGCCGCCGGGTGCTGACCGTCCTGGCCGACACCGACGACGCGCTGCTGCAGGCGCCGGACCCGGCTGCCGTCGGTGCCGCGGTGCGTGAGGTCGGCGCGGACGCGCTGGTCTACCTCGCCGCCGGGCTGATCGTGGTGATCCGGGCGGACGGGTCGGTGACCGCCGAGCGGCTCGACGGGCTGGGCGAGCCGCCCGGCGCGGCCGACGGCGGTGACGAGGCGACGCGGGAGGCCACCGCGACCGTGCCCCGGCGTGGGCACGGCGACGTCGGCCGGCTCTGCGACTGGGCGTGGACCGCCGCCGTCGAACCGCTGTTCACGCTGGTCGCCGACTGGCGTCTGGAGCGCCCGGCCCGGCTGGTCCTGGTGCCGGTGGGTGCGCTCGGCGAGGTGCCCTGGCACGCCGCCCGCCGGGACACCGCAGACGGACTGCGCTACGCCTGCGAGGACGCGGTGTTCTCCTACGCGGCGTCGGCGCGGCAGTTGGTGGACGTGGCGGGGCGGCTGCCGATGCCGGTCGCCGCCGCGCCGGCCGTCCTGGTGAACCCGACGGGTGACCTGCCCTGGTCGGCGCAGGAGGTGGCGCACCTGATGGCCGAGGTCTACCCGAACGCGGCCGAGGTGACCGGCTCGGCCCGCGACGTTCTCGCCCAGCTGCCGGGCATCGACCGTCTGGGCGCGTCGATGCTGCACCTGAGCTGTCACGGCCGGATCGGCGTCCGGCCCCACGCGACCTGTCTGGAGCTGGCCGGCGAGTCGCTGCCGGTTTCGCTCATTCTCGATCAGGCGTACGGGCGCCGGCCGGACGTACCCGGCGGTCTGGTGGTCCTCGCCAGTTGTAAGAGCGACCTGACCCCGGACCTGGCGGACGAGACGCTCACCCTGTCGACGGCCTTCGTGGCGGCCGGTGCGGTCAGTGTGGTCGGATCCCAGTGGGCGGTCGGTGACCGGGCCACCATGTATTTGATGATTATGTTTCACGTATTCATGGCGGCGGATGGAATGTCGCCGGCGGACGCGCTTCGGGCCGCGCAATTGTGGATGCTGGATCCACAAAGGCGTGCACCCGATCTCGTACCAGATCTCCTCGATGGACTCAATGACCCGAACGAGTTGTCCGACGTTGCAGCGTGGGCGGCGTTCCGCCACCATGGGCGGTGA
- a CDS encoding FHA domain-containing protein: MTDPSTTTYRICNDCGHPAAETDTVCRIDGGLLIPMSAPATTAVEPTTTQGVPMDEPRPPENVDPQPTVVCRECRTAVDPSADRCPNCLATLARATIAIRIMFQPDQYVITLRRGERIVLGRDPELSPHAAYLSRFPNVSRRHASLSLDNDGRASIRDEYSTNWTLHRSERLTPGHERELGDGDRIRLGASLSGEVRLLAHEPPPGPEPTRSDR, encoded by the coding sequence ATGACCGACCCGTCGACCACGACGTACCGCATCTGCAACGACTGCGGTCACCCGGCGGCCGAGACCGACACGGTGTGCCGCATCGACGGGGGTCTGCTCATCCCGATGAGCGCGCCGGCCACCACGGCGGTCGAGCCGACCACCACCCAGGGCGTGCCGATGGACGAGCCGCGCCCGCCGGAGAACGTGGACCCGCAGCCTACGGTCGTCTGCCGCGAATGCCGGACGGCGGTCGACCCGTCGGCCGACCGCTGCCCGAACTGCCTGGCCACGCTCGCCCGCGCCACCATCGCGATACGGATCATGTTCCAGCCGGACCAGTACGTGATCACCCTGCGCCGTGGCGAGCGGATCGTGCTGGGCCGTGACCCGGAGCTGTCCCCGCACGCCGCCTACCTGAGCCGATTCCCGAACGTGTCACGCCGGCACGCCAGCCTCTCGCTCGACAACGACGGCCGGGCCTCGATCCGCGACGAGTACTCGACGAACTGGACGCTGCACCGGTCCGAACGCCTCACCCCGGGGCACGAGAGAGAACTCGGCGACGGCGACCGGATCCGGCTCGGCGCCAGCCTCTCCGGGGAGGTCCGCCTCCTCGCCCACGAGCCGCCGCCCGGCCCGGAACCCACCAGGAGCGACCGTTGA
- a CDS encoding AAA family ATPase, translating into MSIDHIPVRNGTPQAAHAAWPAWLREIENTLSVHSQYILHGNIRDQYVVRSEEYLSSMPSLLWQALRGQGYACLIAYDPVDGLQVLPARGPGADAARSTAQRLLPGLSAKDLSLDQLRKTITAVATAPNDRVGLVIDYAARLTRSPIDPTDDERKFFLACAKLAATATPPPGVALAGRLYNPVIWLVDSERDLPPWLTAGNVQIRTVGIPHPSLGDRMHAADLLTRDLQRTATDGRPPQEVVETFAVESGGMSLKAMAGVTRLAKERGIAFERLPEAVQTYRLGVVENPWRQDTLRRRIAEHQGLLEGRVKGQPAAVDKTLDILKRAAMGLSGAQTGRSTSRPRGVLFFAGPTGVGKTELAKSVAQLLFGDESACLRFDMSEYAAEHAADRLIGAPPGYVGYEAGGQLTNALRQQPFRVILFDEIEKAHPSVLDKFLQILEDGRLTDGQGTTTYFSESVLIFTSNLGILRKDKRTGEVVQLIDPGTDYHRVVETVNAAIKHHFTYELVRPELLNRLGDNIVVFDFISRTTAERIFRLQLSHVLRRLREEHHVDIELSPEMDRHLLARCTTNLNDGGRGIGNKVESQIVNPLGRLLFDQPQPPGSRLLLTGVNAGDFRLERRR; encoded by the coding sequence ATGAGCATCGACCACATCCCGGTTCGGAACGGCACCCCGCAGGCCGCGCACGCCGCGTGGCCGGCGTGGCTGCGCGAGATCGAGAACACCCTGAGCGTGCATTCGCAGTACATCCTGCACGGCAACATCCGCGACCAGTACGTGGTCCGCAGCGAGGAGTACCTGTCCTCGATGCCGTCGCTGCTGTGGCAGGCGCTGCGCGGGCAGGGCTACGCCTGCCTGATCGCCTACGACCCGGTGGACGGACTGCAGGTGCTGCCGGCCCGGGGGCCCGGCGCCGACGCGGCCCGCTCCACCGCGCAGCGCCTACTGCCGGGACTGTCGGCCAAGGACCTGTCGCTCGACCAGCTCCGCAAGACGATCACCGCGGTGGCGACCGCGCCGAACGACCGGGTGGGACTGGTCATCGACTACGCCGCCCGGCTCACCCGCAGCCCGATCGACCCGACCGACGACGAACGGAAGTTCTTCCTCGCCTGCGCGAAGCTCGCCGCCACCGCGACCCCGCCGCCCGGTGTCGCGCTCGCCGGGCGGCTCTACAACCCGGTCATCTGGCTGGTCGACTCCGAACGCGACCTCCCGCCCTGGCTCACCGCGGGCAACGTGCAGATCCGTACGGTCGGCATCCCCCACCCCAGCCTCGGCGACCGGATGCACGCCGCCGATCTGCTCACCCGCGACCTGCAGCGCACCGCCACCGACGGCCGTCCGCCGCAGGAGGTGGTCGAGACGTTCGCGGTGGAGTCCGGTGGCATGAGCCTGAAGGCGATGGCGGGCGTCACCCGGCTCGCCAAGGAGCGTGGCATCGCGTTCGAACGGCTGCCCGAGGCGGTGCAGACCTATCGGCTGGGTGTGGTGGAGAACCCGTGGCGGCAGGACACCCTGCGTCGTCGCATCGCCGAGCACCAGGGCCTGCTCGAAGGGCGGGTGAAGGGCCAGCCGGCGGCGGTCGACAAGACGCTGGACATCCTGAAACGCGCCGCGATGGGGCTGTCCGGGGCGCAGACCGGCCGGTCCACCAGCCGACCGCGGGGCGTGCTGTTCTTCGCCGGGCCGACCGGGGTCGGCAAGACCGAGCTGGCCAAGTCGGTGGCCCAGTTGCTCTTCGGTGACGAGTCGGCGTGCCTGCGCTTCGACATGAGCGAGTACGCCGCCGAACACGCCGCCGACCGGCTGATCGGCGCACCGCCCGGTTACGTCGGCTACGAGGCGGGCGGCCAACTCACCAACGCCCTGCGACAGCAGCCGTTCCGGGTGATCCTGTTCGACGAGATCGAGAAGGCGCACCCGTCGGTATTGGACAAGTTCCTGCAGATCCTCGAGGACGGCCGGCTCACCGACGGGCAGGGCACCACGACCTACTTCTCCGAGTCGGTCCTGATCTTCACCTCCAACCTGGGCATCCTGCGTAAGGACAAGCGGACCGGTGAGGTCGTCCAACTGATCGATCCTGGCACGGATTACCACCGTGTCGTCGAGACCGTCAACGCCGCGATCAAACACCACTTCACCTACGAGCTGGTACGGCCCGAACTGCTCAACCGGCTGGGCGACAACATCGTGGTCTTCGACTTCATCAGCCGTACCACCGCCGAACGGATCTTCCGGCTGCAGCTGAGCCACGTGCTGCGCCGGCTGCGCGAGGAGCACCACGTGGACATCGAGCTGTCCCCGGAGATGGACCGACACCTGCTCGCCAGGTGCACGACCAACCTGAACGACGGCGGCCGCGGCATCGGCAACAAGGTCGAGTCGCAGATCGTCAACCCGCTGGGCCGGTTGCTGTTCGACCAGCCGCAGCCGCCGGGCAGCCGGCTCCTGCTCACCGGCGTCAACGCCGGCGACTTCCGACTGGAGCGGCGGCGATGA
- a CDS encoding protein kinase domain-containing protein: protein MQPDRTVLDPGARLQVPVTIRDPGVPGPIPSRPEDHGWRLPRQFEDRFAIEGEPLAQHGAEAVAVYRLAKRRVLKIYETGAGPAREVWQAWRNVDSTHVVRLVEFGHLAGHAWEVTRYAGHRTLADLIAEHPDGLDPVLARALIAQLAEALGALGEVRVVHRDLKPGNVLVEDDRSGVPQLRLIDFGVSAFLTEPLIQTTNNGLTVRYAAPEMLVRSATAKSDYWALGMIAAELATGRHPFADLGDTAVRIQIVQNTVPVAETMDPRIRRLCLGLLVGNHHERWGADEVSRWINGSDIPDVPQQRAPVDDRRPLHFAGEDYRSPAALAIAMVDQWSLAARHFRPGGAGWDELVDWAAQFDRPGHRSFADRAGPHVTDPALPAEVALARMVARLDPALPPQYRGVSLAQEDLVELAEAAARGGPGEHQAILTDLWDYRLLPEFDGAPGGRGLAGLDARWRAGARRWAEARRAIIGRNTDLEPVLARWDGPQLRAWLLWAAADPAGSLAALDRELAATQRTVRARLGGGRLDWFDEIVAAAIDPTDRLAAYAVTPAALGEAQRTADDETERRHGIQARHQAWRRREAWRRLDRPVALGWAAVSVAGIMLALIGMVMLADTLPFAGEGAILVAWIVVLVTSVWHAVIEFWVAAEIGSPYHPGYSLLLDLGRRGRVVGLRFRRRGIAGLIGLASVCAVLVAVLIWMPWIVPAVSVPVHLASARRRFRTWQIDYRRRYARVTGGTDRVPDDDVVVPMGGSRR from the coding sequence ATGCAGCCCGACCGCACGGTGCTCGATCCCGGAGCTCGGCTTCAGGTCCCGGTGACGATTCGTGACCCCGGCGTGCCGGGTCCGATCCCGAGCCGGCCGGAGGACCACGGCTGGCGGCTGCCCCGACAGTTCGAGGACCGCTTCGCGATCGAGGGCGAGCCGCTGGCCCAGCACGGTGCCGAGGCGGTCGCGGTCTACCGCTTGGCGAAGCGGCGCGTCCTGAAGATCTACGAGACCGGCGCCGGCCCCGCCCGGGAGGTGTGGCAGGCCTGGCGCAACGTCGACTCCACGCACGTCGTGCGGCTGGTCGAGTTCGGACATCTGGCCGGGCACGCCTGGGAGGTGACCCGGTACGCGGGCCACCGGACCCTGGCGGACCTGATCGCCGAACATCCGGACGGGCTCGACCCGGTCCTGGCCCGCGCGCTGATCGCCCAGCTCGCCGAGGCTCTGGGCGCCCTCGGTGAGGTGCGGGTGGTGCATCGTGACCTGAAGCCGGGCAACGTGCTGGTCGAGGACGACAGATCAGGTGTGCCGCAACTGCGGCTGATCGACTTCGGGGTCAGCGCGTTTCTCACCGAACCGCTGATCCAGACGACGAACAACGGCCTCACCGTGCGCTACGCCGCGCCCGAGATGCTGGTGCGCTCGGCGACCGCCAAGTCCGACTACTGGGCGCTCGGCATGATCGCCGCGGAACTGGCCACCGGCCGGCACCCGTTCGCCGATCTGGGCGACACGGCCGTACGCATCCAGATCGTCCAGAACACCGTCCCGGTCGCCGAGACGATGGATCCCCGCATCCGGCGGCTCTGCCTGGGACTGCTGGTCGGCAACCACCACGAGCGGTGGGGTGCCGACGAGGTCAGCCGGTGGATCAACGGCTCGGACATACCCGATGTGCCGCAGCAGCGCGCCCCGGTCGACGACCGCCGGCCGTTGCATTTCGCGGGGGAGGACTACCGGTCGCCCGCGGCGCTGGCGATCGCGATGGTGGATCAGTGGAGCCTGGCGGCCCGGCACTTCCGCCCCGGCGGCGCGGGTTGGGACGAACTCGTCGACTGGGCCGCCCAGTTCGACCGGCCGGGTCATCGGTCCTTCGCCGACCGTGCCGGGCCGCACGTCACCGACCCGGCGCTGCCGGCCGAGGTGGCGCTCGCCCGCATGGTGGCGCGTCTGGACCCGGCGCTGCCACCGCAGTATCGCGGTGTCTCCCTGGCCCAGGAGGACCTGGTGGAGTTGGCCGAGGCGGCGGCCCGGGGCGGTCCGGGCGAGCACCAGGCCATCCTGACCGACCTGTGGGACTACCGGCTGCTGCCGGAGTTCGACGGTGCGCCCGGCGGCCGCGGTCTGGCCGGGCTGGACGCCCGATGGCGGGCCGGTGCCCGGCGTTGGGCCGAGGCCCGCCGGGCGATCATCGGCCGCAACACCGACCTCGAGCCGGTCCTCGCCCGGTGGGACGGACCGCAGCTGCGGGCCTGGCTGCTCTGGGCGGCCGCCGACCCGGCCGGTTCGTTGGCCGCGCTCGACCGGGAACTGGCGGCGACACAGCGGACCGTGCGGGCCCGGCTCGGCGGTGGGCGGCTGGACTGGTTCGACGAGATCGTGGCGGCGGCCATCGACCCGACCGACCGGCTGGCCGCCTACGCGGTCACCCCGGCGGCGCTGGGCGAAGCTCAGCGGACGGCCGACGACGAGACCGAGCGGCGGCACGGCATCCAGGCGCGGCACCAGGCGTGGCGGCGTCGGGAGGCGTGGCGGCGGCTGGATCGCCCGGTCGCTCTGGGCTGGGCCGCGGTCTCCGTCGCCGGCATCATGCTCGCGCTGATCGGCATGGTCATGCTGGCCGACACGCTGCCGTTCGCCGGGGAGGGCGCGATCCTCGTCGCCTGGATCGTGGTGCTGGTGACCAGCGTGTGGCACGCCGTGATCGAGTTCTGGGTCGCGGCGGAGATCGGTTCGCCGTACCACCCGGGTTATTCGCTGCTGCTGGACCTCGGCCGTCGTGGCCGGGTGGTCGGCCTGCGTTTCCGCCGGCGCGGCATCGCCGGCCTGATCGGTCTCGCGAGTGTCTGCGCCGTGCTGGTGGCGGTGCTGATCTGGATGCCGTGGATCGTGCCCGCGGTGAGTGTTCCGGTGCACCTCGCGTCGGCCCGGCGACGGTTCCGCACCTGGCAGATCGATTACCGGCGACGGTACGCCCGGGTGACCGGCGGCACCGACCGGGTGCCCGACGACGACGTTGTCGTCCCCATGGGAGGAAGCAGACGATGA